From Asterias rubens chromosome 3, eAstRub1.3, whole genome shotgun sequence, the proteins below share one genomic window:
- the LOC117287909 gene encoding selenocysteine insertion sequence-binding protein 2-like — protein MSEADRKPPQATPLSAEVEPFIPGQSNPARPGQNITHKLQHEYNNHHPIHGSGHAYMGHTHPGSIHPKMVPSTQSHQAVPSANGTGYTLTELPRYLTNCYPFVQDSATGSGHKPEMRWQSYPPHLQPSSAVSSAPSFPPPPPADLFTNHQYPPPIQSPNFVLQYPHQAYFQQLQGHSASQPLSHSQGPVPIPQGSFQGTPPHYPGYYPNYQDGNHVQMGSYHQSNGYGLREPAQRQSRQSSSRDAQLKSRSQGSGSSRDGSSSSSSAEGRRYPKTLVCMDTGSQTDFPDDIANKTLAEKPSMLRRHKSKPRRRSQGNQTGQETSTSTDSEAEAGAVDSDSGYYSPKHAKTNQTSVGMATQDVATGPTVKVQGFQQYPSAVVSAVPRHVTQSQQQVGSAMYSTCTPNSMPPLAGYNTSPQQMGPAANNYPPPQHLQLHHGMPPRLQPQPMVQQQQYQQQQQPIQQHAPQHLSYARILSQQPPQRHPVPVLNQIQPRPPGSMQKQPSLENIRNNQTFHSGYAPGNRTPQQKPGTKYIPAHESADTSQNQDSKRKKKKDRKRAGKGGERSEELTREVQVEPAPPPPALTDMGDFPELSMGDPGGPSRVDLINSQPRSYSAILQQQKSAQMRETTRAGDYEPVDATNDVNYGDIIKPEDLLNAEAAASGIRDGRNARKRRKKAILAAQAAAKEYSEITEEQRQLQENLKKPNKKTKMPIEYDLGDMLAALEKQQQETKAKTQQQNLASKGRSTMLFSTSPKVQYYNEGKLPPVPSPAIGVAAKLVIQPQFGKREQVPMLGHNPLDSSAPLKRGKERETPVKKKPSALKRVILKEREENKRLRTLQETCLSDAEDGLNHSDDKNADAMSGDAGLGLSQDATSERGSTMSFMTSQSDLSPLSQMSPMSMSPLSPGSPLSSGLSSPATGFKSTSPAQINLSVHSRRFREYCNQVLDQDIDACCTTLLQTLVKFQDRQYQKDPTKAKSKRRIVMGLREVTKHLKLKKIKCIIVSPNLERIQSKGGLDEALNRITALSNEQTVPVVFALGRKALGRAVNKLVPVSVVGIFNYDGAQEHYKNLLDLTKSARDNYNAMIRQFQQEAEAASTAVPFSKHRHHLGHYRNLSGCSGISFSSVISEPISEDYPDPEPEVDSRGNEIVREVRFNDAVKTAEYAMAAPVSTLTTCEFVDTDDTTGGYESDRGFSQEGAHSEDSGTVEQGASKTSSETLEAAELDDVDCEDNDDAYDLSDVDEDDELDAIDTHYRPQCEDGEEDEEDEEEEDLGGISILNNKTALPLDKERIADWVAEAQSAIETLLVTDNDNEESAVKSEMVLTSRSLESCDSETSTPRPSSQCQRPLDQNTPVEGQNEEEQLKTDIKTSMKSKNRESPGKVEEHLCENQTAFIPKEST, from the exons ATGTCTGAAGCCGACAGAAAACCACCTCAG GCGACTCCATTGTCTGCCGAGGTAGAGCCTTTTATTCCTGGCCAATCAAACCCAGCAAGACCTGGGCAGAACATCACCCATAAACTCCAGCATGAATATAACAATCATCATCCAATTCATGGCTCTGGTCACGCCTATATGGGACACACCCATCCTGGGTCTATCCACCCAAAGATGGTCCCATCTACCCAGAGTCATCAAGCTGTACCCTCGGCTAATGGAACAGGTTACACTCTGACAGAGCTACCACGATACCTGACTAACTGCTATCCATTTGTTCAAGACAG TGCCACCGGTTCAGGTCACAAACCAGAGATGAGATGGCAGTCTTATCCTCCACATTTACAACCATCTTCAGCAGTCAGCTCAGCACCTTCGTTTCCTCCTCCTCCACCAGCAGACCTCTTTACCAATCATCAGTATCCTCCTCCTATCCAATCACCAAACTTTGTTCTGCAATACCCTCATCAGGCATACTTCCAACAGCTTCAGGGGCACTCAGCATCTCAACCTTTGTCTCACTCTCAGGGACCTGTACCCATACCCCAGGGGTCCTTTCAGGGGACGCCTCCACACTATCCAGGATACTACCCTAATTACCAAGATGGAAATCATGTTCAGATGGGGTCGTATCATCAGAGTAATGGGTATGGGCTTAGGGAACCAGCACAGAGGCAAAGTAGG cAATCCAGCAGTAGAGATGCTCAGCTTAAAAGCAGATCTCAGGGATCAGGTTCTTCTAGAGATGGCAGTTCGTCATCTTCAAGTGCAGAGGGCAGAAGGTATCCAAAGACACTTGTATGTATGGATACTGGGTCCCAGACAG ATTTTCCAGATGATATTGCCAACAAGACTCTCGCTGAAAAGCCAAGTATGCTGAGACGTCACAAATCAAAGCCACGTCGTAGATCTCAGGGAAACCAAACTGGTCAAGAAACCTCTACTTCTACGGACTCCGAGGCAGAGGCTGGAGCAGTGGACAGTGATAGTGGCTACTACAGCCCAAAACATGCCAAGACAAATCAAACCTCTGTGGGAATGGCTACACAAGATGTAGCAACAGGACCAACTGTCAAGGTACAGGGTTTCCAGCAGTATCCCAGTGCCGTTGTGAGTGCAGTGCCACGACATGTCACTCAGTCACAGCAGCAAGTAGGATCTGCAATGTACAGTACGTGTACTCCAAACTCAATGCCACCACTGGCTGGTTACAACACCTCACCACAACAGATGGGACCAGCTGCAAATAACTATCCCCCACCCCAACATTTACAACTGCACCATGGTATGCCCCCGAGGTTACAGCCACAACCCATGGTACAACAACAGCAatatcagcagcagcagcagccgaTACAACAACATGCGCCACAACATTTAAGCTATGCCCGAATCCTTAGCCAGCAACCTCCACAACGCCATCCTGTTCCAGTGCTAAACCAAATTCAACCCAGACCTCCAGGATCAATGCAAAAACAACCATCGCTAGAAAACATTCGTAACAACCAGACCTTTCATTCTGGCTATGCTCCTGGAAACAGAACTCCTCAACAGAAACCAGGAACAAAGTACATTCCAGCACACGAGAGTGCAGACACTAGTCAAAACCAGGATtccaaaaggaaaaaaaagaaggaccGTAAACGAGCCGGAAAAGGTGGTGAACGTTCGGAAGAGCTAACCAGAGAAGTACAAGTGGAACCAGCGCCTCCCCCTCCAGCCTTGACAGACATGGGTGATTTCCCTGAACTGTCTATGGGGGACCCTGGAGGTCCCAGTAGGGTGGACTTGATAAACTCTCAACCACGCTCCTACAGTGCAATCCTTCAACAACAGAAGTCTGCTCAGATGAGAGAAACG ACCAGGGCAGGAGATTATGAGCCAGTGGATGCCACCAATGATGTCAACTATGGAGACATTATTAAACCTGAGGATCTCTTAAACGCAGAGGCAGCCGCCAGCGGGATACGTGATGGGAGAAACGCTCGAAAACGCCGAAAGAAGGCAATTCTTGCTGCTCAGGCTGCTGCTAAG GAATATTCTGAAATCACTGAGGAGCAGAGGCAACTTCAAGAAAACCTAAAGAAACCCAACAAGAAAACCAAGATGCCTATTGAGTATGATTTGGGTGACATGCTGGCTGCTCTAGAG AAACAACAGCAAGAAACCAAAGCTAAGACTCAGCAGCAGAACCTGGCAAGTAAAGGTCGATCGACAATGCTTTTCTCTACTAGTCCCAAGGTGCAATATTACAATGAGGGCAAGCTGCCTCCTGTTCCATCACCAGCAATAGGTGTAGCAGCAAAGCTAGTTATACAACCTCAGTTTGGCAAACGTGAACAAGTACCAATGCTG GGTCACAATCCACTTGACTCATCGGCTCCATTAAAGAGAGGCAAGGAGCGTGAGACACCAGTGAAGAAGAAACCTAGTGCCTTGAAGAGGGTGATCTTAAAGGAGCGGGAAGAGAATAAGAGATTGCGCACCTTGCAGGAAACATGTCTCTCTGATGCTGAAGA TGGATTAAACCATAGTGATGATAAGAATGCAGACGCAATGAGTGGAGATGCAGGATTGGGTTTATCACAAGATG CCACAAGTGAGCGAGGTTCAACGATGTCTTTCATGACCTCTCAGAGTGACCTTTCACCTTTAAGTCAGATGTCACCCATGAGCATGAGCCCACTGTCACCAGGGTCACCTCTTAGCTCAGGTTTGTCTAGTCCAGCAACTGGATTCAAATCAACATCCCCAGCTCAGATCAATCTTTCAGTTCACAGTCGTCGTTTTAGAGA ATACTGCAACCAAGTATTAGATCAAGACATTGATGCCTGCTGTACAACTCTACTTCAAACCTTGGTTAAGTTCCAGGATAGACAGTATCAAAAAGACCCAACAAAG GCTAAATCGAAGCGTCGCATTGTAATGGGACTGCGTGAGGTCACCAAACACCTGAAGCTGAAGAAGATTAAATGCATCATTGTCTCTCCCAACCTAGAAAGGATCCAATCTAAAG GTGGATTAGACGAGGCCTTGAATCGTATCACAGCGCTCTCCAATGAACAGACTGTGCCTGTTGTCTTTGCCCTTGGGCGTAAGGCACTTGGTCGAGCTGTCAACAAGCTTGTACCAGTCAGTGTGGTTGGGATATTCAACTATGATGGTGCACAG GAACATTACAAGAATCTTCTAGATTTGACGAAGAGTGCAAGGGACAATTACAATGCTATGATTCGTCAGTTTCAGCAAGAGGCAGAAGCAGCTAGCACTGCGGTTCCATTCTCCAAACACCGTCACCATCTAGGCCATTATCGCAATCTGTCTGGCTGTAGTGGGATATCCTTTAGTAGTGTCATCTCAGAGCCTATATCGGAAGACTACCCAGACCCTGAACCGGAGGTGGATAGCCGAGGCAATGAGATTGTCCGAGAGGTACGATTCAACGATGCTGTCAAGACAGCAGAGTATGCCATGGCGGCGCCGGTGTCCACCTTGACTACTTGTGAGTTTGTAGACACTGATGATACCACAGGAGGATATGAGAGTGATCGTGGTTTCAGTCAAGAAGGTGCACATAGTGAAGATAGTGGGACAGTAGAACAGGGTGCATCTAAGACCTCATCAGAGACATTAGAAGCTGCTGAGCTTGATGATGTTGAttgtgaagataatgatgatgcTTATGATTTAAGTGATgtagatgaagatgatgaattAGATGCTATTGATACACATTACCGTCCGCAATGTGAAGATGGAGAAGAggatgaagaagatgaagaagaagaggaTCTTGGAGGGATTTCAATCTTGAATAATAAGACTGCTCTCCCATTGGATAAGGAACGGATTGCAGACTGGGTCGCAGAAGCACAGAGTGCCATTGAAACTCTGCTTGTTACTGACAATGATAATGAGGAAAGTGCTGTCAAGTCAGAAATGGTTCTCACATCGAGGTCATTAGAAAGTTGCGACTCTGAGACCTCAACTCCTCGACCCAGCAGCCAATGCCAACGACCCCTCGACCAGAACACTCCTGTTGAAGGTCAAAATGAAGAAGAGCAATTGAAAACTGATATTAAGACATCAATGAAGAGTAAAAACAGGGAATCACCAGGGAAAGTTGAGGAGCATTTATGTGAAAACCAAACTGCTTTCATACCAAAGGAATCTACCTAA